One Candidatus Neomarinimicrobiota bacterium genomic region harbors:
- a CDS encoding DUF6174 domain-containing protein, with translation MPRRYKLSQNCYPQLLPLILLLTLLPGCNDSNGLSPETYEQAWSLWQSQELKHYQFDYGHLCYCAPRLLQATVKVKGDTVYAFENPRGDGELLSEQELDSRGINLRSFQSIEELFEIIRLAEEDGTLTYVVYHPEIGYPETTSIDWGEVDAYYASEVTSLE, from the coding sequence ATGCCCCGACGATATAAGCTAAGCCAGAATTGTTATCCGCAGCTGTTACCGTTAATCCTATTATTGACCTTATTGCCTGGCTGCAACGATTCTAACGGCCTGTCACCGGAAACCTATGAACAGGCCTGGAGTCTCTGGCAATCGCAAGAGCTCAAGCATTACCAATTTGACTATGGGCACCTTTGTTACTGCGCGCCACGTTTACTCCAGGCGACTGTTAAAGTCAAAGGTGACACGGTTTATGCGTTCGAGAATCCCCGGGGGGATGGTGAGCTATTGAGTGAGCAGGAATTGGATTCGCGAGGGATTAATCTTCGATCTTTCCAATCTATAGAGGAGCTATTCGAAATCATCAGGCTCGCGGAAGAGGATGGTACCCTCACCTACGTAGTTTATCATCCTGAAATCGGCTACCCTGAGACGACGAGCATCGATTGGGGAGAAGTGGATGCCTATTATGCGAGCGAGGTTACATCCTTGGAGTGA